In the genome of Ursus arctos isolate Adak ecotype North America unplaced genomic scaffold, UrsArc2.0 scaffold_22, whole genome shotgun sequence, the window tttcaaagctggtggcatcacgttgcctgatttcaagctatactacaaagctgtgatcacaaagacagcatggtactggcacaaaaacagatgcatagatcaatggaacagaatagagaccccagaaatggaccctcggctctatgggcaacattctttgacaaagcaggacaaaacatccagtggaaaaaaagacagttcaataaatggtgctgggatcattggacagctatatgcaaaagaatgaaacttgagcactctctcacaccatacacaaagataaactctaaatggatgaaagacctcgatgtgagacaggaacccatcaaaatcctagaggagaacataggctccaacctctttgacatcggccacagcaacttttttcatgacacatttccaaaggcaagagaaacaaaagaaaaaatgaacatgtggtacttcatcaagattaaaagcttctgcacagccaaggaaacattaaaaaaaaactaagaggcagcccatggaatgggagaaggtttttgcaaatgacactacagataaaagactagtatcgaagatctataaagaacttctcaaactctatacacaagaaacaaataattaaatcaaaaagtgggcaaaagatataaacatacacttttccaatgaagtcaatacaaatggctaacagacacatgaaaaaatgttcaaaatcattaggcatcagggaaattcaaatcaaaaccaccttgagataccaccttatgccagttagaatggcaaaaattgaaaaggcaagaaacaataaatgttggagaggatgtggagaaaggggatgcctcttacactcttggtgggaatgcaagttggtacagccactttggaaaacagtgtggaggtccctcaaaaagttaaaaatagaactctatgactcagcaattgcactactgggtatttaccccaaaggtactgacatagtgaagagaagggccatatgcaccccagtgttcatagcagcattgtgcacaatagctaaattgtagaaggaggtgagatgcccttcaacagatgactggattaagaagatgtggtccatatatacaatggaatattactcagccatcagaaagaacaattacccaacatttgcagcaacatggatgggactggaagagattatgctaagtgaaataagtcaagcagagaaagacaattatcatatggttcgctcatttatggaacataagaaatagcagggagatcagtagaaggaaggtaagaatgaaggggtggtaaacagaagggggaatgaaccatgagagactatggaatctgggaaacaaactgagggtttcagaggggaagggggtggtgcattgggataggctggtgatggatattaaggagggcacatattgcgtggagcactgggtgttatatgcaaacaatgaatcatggacagtacatcaaaaattaagtatggtgactaatgtaacataataaaaaattttaataaaataaaaataaaaataaagccatggCATGTAGTGATCTTTTTATTGAAATTTGGTTCTCATCAGACGATTTTGAAAACAAGCAAGACTTGTTTTAGAAGGACCATTGTTTACATTAGGGCTATGCCTCTCAGGACTTCGCCAGTACTTTCCAAAGCATAATATCTTGCTGTGCTTTACACTGATATCCTGAAAAGAATCTTCAAAGggtaataaaagaagaaaaaaatgtatcttaagAATGATCTTTTTATAGTCTTactgatgaataaaatatttttttcctaaagttagAAAAATGCTTTCTTCAGAAAGTGTTAAAACTGTTCATTGGTTTTTGATGCCATGAGAAGGCTGCTCACTTTCTGAATTAATGCCACTTTTGAATTTTGTACAGTGCATGCCCAGCATAGCAACATCAGCACCAACTAAGGATCTGTTAGAAAAGTTAAATTCTGGATCTTGTTGCAGAATTCCTGAATCAGAACCTATGGAATGGGACCCAGGAATATCCGTTTTAACAATTCCTCTATATCAGATTATTCTGATACTTTGCTACAGTTTGAGGATCATTGACCTAAAGCTTGGCATCTCCTTAGATTGATTACATGcagacacacggacacacacacacacacacacacacacacacacacacagagtccttaatatacacacatacatttatataatatggTCCCATCCAGAgacctttgcttttctctgataataaaactgagaaaattatcTCCTCCCAAACATGAGGAAGAAATAAGTATTTCATCATCTCAGAAATACTTTCTGACTTAGTCATTTTGATGGAAATTCTTTGGTGCAAAGTTTGTCTTGTATTTTCTAGAAGTATGTTTTCCTACTGTCACTACTTCTATTTCTTGGGGAAAACtatctttttctttgtgcatTGGTCTTTTCCTTGTAGATAAAGTGTCCATTGTTAGCTAGGAAGACCACGGAGATAAAGTGCCCAACCCATCACAACAAGTCATGGTATCCACATGACATCAGTAGTGATTAAATTTGATCACTTAGTTAAGGTACTGTTTGCCTGATTTCTTCCTGTAAAGTTACTAATTCTCTCCTTCcctattttgttctttataattaagtTACCAAATACGGAGCAGACTTTTATAGGCTTTCCAATAATCGGAATTATAATGCTTTAGTGAATATCTCTTACATTTCCTTGTGTTATTTAGTGCTTAttaaaagtagttggaaaggaaTTGAGAGTTGCTTCACAGGAGAGATACTAAATTGTGTGCTAAAATAGCATACCAGTTTGTGGAAATGCTCTTTATTTTACACTGTAGTTAACCCTAAATAttatcaacattttttattttttaaatttaatacataaacattttatttgccaAACTAACAGGGGAATATAGAAATGCCATAAGTGCCTAGTAATGCATTTTCCCATTACTTTGGTGGTGTGGATTTACTCGGGATTCTTTATTTACGAATTCATTCATcatatttgcctattttttctaataggtaattaatatttatctattgatttgcattatattattttctatctaCTGTTATTTTCTCATTACCTCTGTAAACTTTTTGCTTTGTCAATGAAGGCTTGTATTTtacaaaacatacagaaaattgcAAATCTTAGAAGTGCCCATAAAAATGATTCCTGAGAAGGAAGGAATTTTGGTAAAAGGGTTATAGATTATAGCCCCATGCTCAAGACTATCTTtactgaggagaaaaaaataccagGCTGCATTGCACTGACACGAGAAATATGCAAATGGATCCTCATGTTCTCTTTATCACAGGCTCAATGTGTGGGATCCCTTATAGACAGAACTTACAGGAAGCAGTACAACATGCTAAATGAACATTTGCTTCTTTATATGAATCCCTGTGAGTTAACTATTCATTTTCTATGCTAGTTCTGAAAAAGTTTACTTGAAACATTGCCATATCATGATACTAAAATTTGGCCCTTGTTGAagtttatgaagaaaaacaagggtCTGAGTGTTCAGATACTGCACTTTGATCAGAGGTTGATGTTAACAAGCTCTTGTTTCAGCCAAGAGATGATGAGTTACTAGAGTTTAGAGAAATGATAGTGTCTGTCAGATACTTGGATTTATCCAACTAGGTCAGACTTGAAGAGGAGACTAAGCACCTCTCCCTTGGCTTATTAAACTGAGATATATACCACTGCATTTCTTCTACCCCAGTCTGGTTCAAATCTGAAAGTAAAACACATTTCTCACAATGCAGAGGAGCCTTGGAAATACTGTGCTAAGTGAGAGAAACCAAATACAAAAAGCCACATTGTGTGACTCAATTTGCATAAAGTGTACATAATAAACAAATATCCATAAAGACTGCAAAGAGAGTTAGGGATGAGGAGGGATGGGAAGGAGGTTAGGGAGTAAATATTAATGGgttcttgttttttggggggatggtGGAAATGTCCTGGGATTAAATAGTTATGATAGCTGCACAACTCTTTGGATACtaccaaaaaccactgaattatgtACTTTAAAAGACTGACTTTGATGGCATGCAAATTTCATCTCActaaactattattaaaaaagaggaaaaggtatTGATTATATTccagaaaatgttcaaaaaatttttattaaaggaaaatttaataaacaaatttataCATTCAATGTGGTTATACCATTTTATAAACATACGATAGTTCTGTTGCCTTAAGTCACAGTGTGCTCAAAGGTCACTATTATTCTGTTGCCTCACGTGAAAAGGTTTCAGGACAGGAATTCCCTCAGACATGGGGGTTCATCAAATAAATGCTCATAAAACTTGATTTTTCAGGGGGCACCAAAGCAAAGGGGGAAACTATATATGAGGGAAACTTTGAAAACATCATAGAAGCTCACAGTTCCATTATTGTAATCCACAAACACTCCAGTCTGATGCAGAGGCCTTTTCACGTACTGAATTAGGGGTGAGGAGTTGGTGGAGAGACCATAATGATTGTTTatcttcaaagaaaacagaagaaatgctTCTGCAGGATGAATAATGCCATCAGTATTGATGGTCATAGGAATGACCATTGGTCAAGGAATCTTTACAGACTCCCAGAATCGAATTTGGGGAGCACATGACATCCTCCTCCTAGTAATGCCTATCAGAGGTGAAGACCTGAGGTCCCCAGGCTGCAAAGCTCTTGGCACCCTGGGACTCTCCGGATATGCTTTGGTGGGCGACTCCAAGCATCACACTTCCAGCATCCTTAGAAAGGTGCCTGTAGCTACTGGATGCATCCTGACTCAGAACATTAGCGAATGGGATTTCCATGTCCTGAGGGGCAGGGGCTCTCTGTCCACAACTACCCTCTTCATTTTCCCTCCTCTGAGGCAATGCAAAACAAACACTAAAGAGAGTTCAGACTGGCTTATCTATGAAGACCAAGAGTTGTCACTACCGAGCGGAAGGCCTCAGGCAGAGCAAGTCAGGCTTCTGGCATGGGGTGCTGATTGCTGATCTTACCTCTACCAAGGCCTAAGGTCACAGCGACCCCAGCATACCACGTTAGCCTTGGGGCGAGCTACTCCCAGCAGCTGTGAGGTGTCTAGAATTCGTTGTAGGAGAACATCACTGACTGTTCTTTGTGAATTTCCTCTGAAGAACAGCCTCAGAGCATTGTCTCTGAGTTTGCGCCACAGCCAGCACAGCAGTGGGGGACCTGGTGCCTTCACACAAGTCCCTCCATCTGGAAGCTTCTCTCTTAAACACCATTCATATATGGGCGGATGtagtttgcttccatatcttggcaatgggaaatagtgctgcagtgaacatgaaggTGCAGATAACGCTTCGGAATAGTGgtttaatttcaattaaataaacacccaaaagtgggattgctggatcacaggatcacatgaagaaaaatgatactCCTGCCACCCACATTTTGAGGGATGCATTTACTATAACGTTGAGATCTCAATAAAAAAAGCAGCTCTTGTaacaggggacatggagactctactcaaacagggttgcctgagtatcagtgtggcaggcccctgccccagaagacaggcagaaaactcaagaagcccacatccctaagatccttataaaacaagggcgcacggcctgggtcccggtcaataatttgggctccggacaaccccacaacctctcctcatcagaatgacgagaaggagaaatcccccccagcaaaaaagacaatgagtctgtggactctgccacagaactaatggatatggagataaccaaattatcagaaatggaattcagagtaacaatgatcaagatgatgtgtagacttgaaaaaagtattaacgaaaatattaatgagaatatagaatctctaagggcagaaatgagagcaaatctggcagaaattaaaaattctatgagccaaatgcagtcaaaactagaggctctgatggccagggtgaatgaggcaaaagaacgtatcagcgaattggaggatgggttagcataagaaaaagctaaaatagaatatggactcaaaaaaatccacgctcaggaatgtaggttacaggagattactgactcaatgaaacgttccaatgtcagaatcaccagcatccccaagggggtggaaaaaaacagaggtctagaagggatatttgaacaaattgtagctgaaaacttccctaatctagcaagggaaacaaacattcatgtccaagaggcagagaggaccccttccaagctcaaccatgacaaacctatgccacgtcacgtcatagtgcattttgcaaatattagatccaaggatacagtattgaaagcggcaaagggaaagaaatttctcacgtaccaaggcaaatgtatcagaattacgttagacctgtctacacagacctggaatgagagaaagggttgggggggcatttttaaagctctttcaaagaaaaacatgcagccaaggatcctttatccagcaaggctgtcattcagaattgagagagaaataaagaccttccagaattgccagtcattaaccaattttgtaaccatgaaaccagccctacaggagatattaaggggggggttctataaaagtaaaacatcCCCAAGagtaa includes:
- the LOC113269425 gene encoding LOW QUALITY PROTEIN: tripartite motif-containing protein 64C-like (The sequence of the model RefSeq protein was modified relative to this genomic sequence to represent the inferred CDS: inserted 2 bases in 2 codons; deleted 1 base in 1 codon; substituted 1 base at 1 genomic stop codon), encoding MDLDTLQSFQNETICSTCMNHYLDPVTIDCGHTXCSPCLCLCWEESQXPMCCPECRGVSEKSDFKTNIALKKLASLARLARSYHVSSSKEQICVLHKKVKGLFCEADKNLLSRPCPESAEHVAHSHSPVQWAAEEYREKLLKRMGSLWNMTQEMQNELNQETSKLQSFEDYAALRKVMIKVQHQQMHLFLHEREHLCLETLEKEAKETVQQLKESEVRMTHQKESLTEMYRELTEMCHKPDVELLQDLGNVLQRYGSKLHPPIYEWCLREKLPDGGTCVKAPGPPLLCWLWRKLRDNALRLFFRGNSQRTVSDVLLQRILDTSQLLGVARPKANVRRENEEGSCGQRAPAPQDMEIPFANVLSQDASSSYRHLSKDAGSVMLGVAHQSISGESQGAKSFAAWGPQVFTSDRHYXEEDVMCSPNSILGVCKDSLTNGHSMTINTDGIIHPAEAFLLFSLKINNHYGLSTNSSPLIQYVKRPLHQTGVFVDYNNGTVSFYDVFKVSLIYSFPLCFGAP